A genomic region of Zea mays cultivar B73 chromosome 6, Zm-B73-REFERENCE-NAM-5.0, whole genome shotgun sequence contains the following coding sequences:
- the LOC100279322 gene encoding uncharacterized protein isoform X2, translating into MTPHRSPAGTGGSGGGGPPALHYLSGPYGDTTFTKVFVGGLAWETRSEGLRAHFEVYGDILEAVVITDRATGRSKGYGFVTFQDPESARMACMDPYPVIDGRRANCNLAILGRPGPAVPFAPIRPVIPYNGGVAVPGGMYVQSPTYQQSPYNYPQAFVYSSYGPSAYGPEYLYQQNAYGPYVGQQYIPVYGGPRTVGPAVYPYGQSGQPVPSDHAYSLGYAPSRVLPLSNQNVNAANVVRIPPLQQFPPGAPRPQQQLLAPARAPPFPQNNVSEQATG; encoded by the exons ATGACGCCGCACCGGTCGCCGGCGGGGACCGGAGGAAGTGGCGGCGGAGGGCCGCCGGCGCTACACTACCTGAGCGGCCCTTACGGAGACACCACCTTCACCAAGGTTTTCGTGGGCGGCCTCGCCTGGGAGACGCGGAGTGAGGGGCTTCGCGCCCACTTTGAGGTCTACGGGGACATCCTCGAGGCCGTTGTCAtcaccgaccgcgccacaggccGCTCCAAGGGCTACGGATtc GTAACCTTCCAGGACCCAGAGTCGGCGAGGATGGCCTGCATGGACCCATATCCAGTGATCGATGGCCGGCGTGCTAATTGCAATCTTGCCATCTTAGGGCGTCCTGGTCCAGCTGTGCCTTTCG CACCTATAAGGCCGGTCATCCCTTACAATGGAGGTGTGGCGGTTCCAGGGGGCATGTATGTGCAAAGCCCAACATATCAGCAATCCCCTTACAACTACCCACAGGCCTTTGTATATTCTTCTTATGG GCCATCAGCATATGGACCTGAATACCTATATCAGCAG AATGCATATGGTCCATATGTTGGACAACAGTATATTCCAGTTTACGGTGGCCCAAGGACAGTAGGCCCAGCAGTCTACCCATATGGGCAGTCTGGCCAACCTGTACCAAGTGATCATGCTTATTCTCTTGGTTATGCCCCAAGTCGTGTTCTCCCACTATCGAATCAGAATGTTAACGCTGCAAATGTTGTGCGCATACCACCACTTCAACAATTTCCTCCAG GAGCTCCACGACCTCAGCAACAGCTTTTGGCCCCTGCTCGTGCACCGCCATTCCCACAGAACAACGTTTCTGAACAAGCGACAGGTTGA
- the LOC100279322 gene encoding uncharacterized protein isoform X1 produces MTPHRSPAGTGGSGGGGPPALHYLSGPYGDTTFTKVFVGGLAWETRSEGLRAHFEVYGDILEAVVITDRATGRSKGYGFVTFQDPESARMACMDPYPVIDGRRANCNLAILGRPGPAVPFVAPIRPVIPYNGGVAVPGGMYVQSPTYQQSPYNYPQAFVYSSYGPSAYGPEYLYQQNAYGPYVGQQYIPVYGGPRTVGPAVYPYGQSGQPVPSDHAYSLGYAPSRVLPLSNQNVNAANVVRIPPLQQFPPGAPRPQQQLLAPARAPPFPQNNVSEQATG; encoded by the exons ATGACGCCGCACCGGTCGCCGGCGGGGACCGGAGGAAGTGGCGGCGGAGGGCCGCCGGCGCTACACTACCTGAGCGGCCCTTACGGAGACACCACCTTCACCAAGGTTTTCGTGGGCGGCCTCGCCTGGGAGACGCGGAGTGAGGGGCTTCGCGCCCACTTTGAGGTCTACGGGGACATCCTCGAGGCCGTTGTCAtcaccgaccgcgccacaggccGCTCCAAGGGCTACGGATtc GTAACCTTCCAGGACCCAGAGTCGGCGAGGATGGCCTGCATGGACCCATATCCAGTGATCGATGGCCGGCGTGCTAATTGCAATCTTGCCATCTTAGGGCGTCCTGGTCCAGCTGTGCCTTTCG TAGCACCTATAAGGCCGGTCATCCCTTACAATGGAGGTGTGGCGGTTCCAGGGGGCATGTATGTGCAAAGCCCAACATATCAGCAATCCCCTTACAACTACCCACAGGCCTTTGTATATTCTTCTTATGG GCCATCAGCATATGGACCTGAATACCTATATCAGCAG AATGCATATGGTCCATATGTTGGACAACAGTATATTCCAGTTTACGGTGGCCCAAGGACAGTAGGCCCAGCAGTCTACCCATATGGGCAGTCTGGCCAACCTGTACCAAGTGATCATGCTTATTCTCTTGGTTATGCCCCAAGTCGTGTTCTCCCACTATCGAATCAGAATGTTAACGCTGCAAATGTTGTGCGCATACCACCACTTCAACAATTTCCTCCAG GAGCTCCACGACCTCAGCAACAGCTTTTGGCCCCTGCTCGTGCACCGCCATTCCCACAGAACAACGTTTCTGAACAAGCGACAGGTTGA